A window of the Drosophila simulans strain w501 chromosome 2L, Prin_Dsim_3.1, whole genome shotgun sequence genome harbors these coding sequences:
- the LOC6731307 gene encoding pupal cuticle protein has product MYLLVNFIVALAVLQVQAGSSYIPDSDRNTRTLQNDLQVERDGKYRYAYETSNGISASQEGLGGVAVQGGSSYTSPEGEVISVNYVADEFGYHPVGAHIPQVPDYILRALEYIRTHPYQIKDYYTGELKTVEHDAAAFNVYTRNIQDHTIPQSRPSTTPKTIYLTHPPTTTSRPLRQRRALPTH; this is encoded by the exons ATGTATTTGCTT GTGAACTTCATCGTAGCGCTGGCCGTGCTGCAGGTGCAAGCCGGCTCCTCCTACATTCCGGACTCGGATCGCAACACACGCACGCTTCAGAACGATCTGCAGGTGGAGCGGGATGGCAAGTATCGGTATGCCTACGAGACGTCCAATGGCATTTCCGCATCGCAGGAGGGATTGGGTGGCGTGGCCGTGCAGGGCGGCAGTAGTTACACATCACCCGAGGGCGAAGTCATCAGTGTGAACTATGTGGCCGATGAGTTTGGCTATCATCCCGTAGGCGCCCACATACCCCAGGTGCCGGACTACATACTGCGCGCCCTGGAGTACATTAGGACGCATCCCTACCAGATCAAGGACTACTACACCGGCGAGCTGAAGACCGTGGAGCATGATGCGGCCGCCTTCAATGTGTACACACGCAACATCCAGGATCATACGATCCCCCAATCCCGACCAAGCACCACGCCCAAGACCATATACCTCACCCATCCGCCCACGACCACGTCGCGACCTCTGCGCCAAAGACGAGCTCTTCCGACGCACTGA
- the LOC6731308 gene encoding morphogenetic regulator of filamentous growth protein 1: protein MSHGEDVLDNWEEIDEDGLSMTLQTKLQASDPPVNKMKLLQRPQSVQDSSQILSSGDGGGSGGGNPPPRQITIARKPQAPPAEVDSSTQQQPVMMVLHKTTNDYDAATYCTPTSNQTVKILRRPAQSEERRDINGMRPKQPIKTLKQREQEYAEARLRILGAAKNPEDDKPATPSMPAVNSSSVAVSSAPTPATPPSAVSNNNVINNNSSHPAGGMHRSSSAPKMSQVTPMYNNYNSYFPGLHNQPGLNYYYPHNPQHQHPQQQQQQQQPSQHFNQRLPPYGGGGSGLGGVGMQAQAPPQSSPNPQQSWSPVVGGSVSAALLRQQSLQSPQQHQHQQQQNHHAQQLGQHPHPFNDLVLRLPKGPCPNGSIGFQMRR, encoded by the exons ATGTCCCATGGCGAGGATGTGTTAGACAACTGGGAGGAAATCGACGAGGATGGG CTCTCTATGACTCTGCAAACAAAGCTGCAGGCGAGCGACCCACCTgtcaacaaaatgaaattgctCCAACGGCCGCAGAGCGTACAGGATTCCTCACAAATCCTCAGCAGCGGCGATGGTGGTGGAAGCGGGGGCGGGAATCCCCCGCCACGGCAGATCACAATTGCCCGGAAGCCCCAAGCACCGCCAGCAGAGGTTGACTCATCTACCCAGCAGCAGCCCGTCATGATGGTGCTGCACAAGACGACCAATGACTACGATGCGGCCACATATTGCACGCCCACCAGCAACCAGACCGTCAAGATACTGCGACGGCCCGCCCAGTCGGAGGAGCGGCGGGACATTAACGGGATGCGACCGAAACAGCCCATCAAGACGCTCAAGCAGCGCGAACAGGAGTACGCCGAGGCCAGGCTGCGCATCCTGGGTGCTGCCAAAAACCCAGAGGATGACAAACC GGCCACTCCCTCCATGCCAGCTGTCAATAGCAGCAGTGTGGCTGTTTCGTCCGCGCCGACGCCTGCCACTCCCCCCTCTGCggtcagcaacaacaacgtcaTCAACAACAATAGTAGCCATCCAGCAGGCGGAATGCACCGCTCGAGTTCGGCACCGAAGATGTCCCAAGTGACGCCGATGTATAATAACTACAACAGCTACTTCCCGGGGCTGCACAATCAGCCTGGCCTTAACTACTACTATCCGCATAACCCGCAACATCAGCatccgcagcaacagcaacagcagcagcagccgtcGCAGCATTTCAATCAACGGCTACCGCCGTACGGAGGCGGAGGATCGGGACTGGGCGGTGTTGGGATGCAGGCTCAGGCGCCGCCCCAGTCGTCTCCCAATCCGCAGCAGAGCTGGTCACCTGTTGTGGGCGGATCGGTGTCCGCTGCCCTCCTGCGCCAACAGTCGCTCCAGTcgccgcagcagcaccagcatcagcagcagcagaatcaTCACGCGCAGCAGCTCGGCCAGCACCCGCATCCGTTCAACGACCTAGTCCTGCGCCTGCCCAAGGGTCCCTGTCCGAACGGCTCCATTGGCTTTCAGATGCGGCGGTAA
- the LOC6731309 gene encoding mitochondrial magnesium exporter 1, which produces MEEVEISTEKKSNPVKSFIAGGVGGMCNVLVGHPLDTIKVRLQTMPTPLPGQPPRYKGVIDCAARTFRYEGFRGFYRGISAPLVGVTPIYAVDFAVYAAGKRLFQTDDHIRLTYPQIFAAGALAGVCSALVTVPTDRIKVLLQTQTVSNGPLLYNGTIDTAAKLYRQGGIRSLFKGTCACILRDSPTGFYFVTYEFLQELARKKSANGKISTTSTILSGGTAGIVFWTLAVPFDVLKSRLQSAPEGTYKHGIRSVFRNLMATEGPKALFRGILPILLRAFPSTAAVFFGVELTNDLLKA; this is translated from the exons ATGGAGGAGGTCGAAATCAGCACAGAAAAGAAATCCAATCCCGTAAAGTCATTTATTGCGGGCGGCGTGGGAGGCATGTGCAACGTGCTCGTTGGCCATCCTTTGGACACAATAAAG GTACGTCTCCAAACCATGCCCACACCTCTACCTGGACAACCGCCGAGATACAAGGGAGTCATAGATTGTGCCGCCAGGACATTTCGTTATGAGGGTTTTCGCGGATTCTACAGAGGAATATCCGCTCCACTCGTGGGAGTAACACCCATTTATGCCGTGGACTTTGCCGTCTATGCGGCGGGTAAACGATTGTTCCAAACGGATGACCACATTAGGCTCACCTACCCACAAATCTTCGCCGCGGGAGCCTTGGCCGGAGTTTGTTCCGCCCTTGTCACAGTGCCCACCGATCGTATAAAAGTCCTTCTACAGACGCAAACCGTGTCCAACGGACCTCTGCTCTACAATGGAACCATTGACACGGCCGCCAAGCTATATAGGCAGGGTGGCATTCGGAGCCTCTTCAAGGGAACCTGCGCGTGCATTCTGAGAG ACTCGCCCAccggtttttactttgtgACCTACGAGTTCCTCCAGGAATTGGCTAGAAAGAAGTCCGCCAATGGGAAGATTAGCACCACATCAACTATTCTGTCCGGTGGAACGGCGGGCATTGTATTTTGGACTTTGGCCGTGCCATTCGATGTACTTAAAAGCCGTCTCCAGTCGG CACCTGAGGGAACATACAAGCACGGCATTCGCAGCGTTTTTAGAAACCTCATGGCCACAGAAGGCCCAAAAGCTCTATTTCGCGGTATCCTGCCAATTCTACTTCGTGCCTTTCCCTCCACCGCAGCAGTTTTCTTCGGCGTGGAGCTAACCAATGATTTGCTGAAGGcttaa
- the LOC6731310 gene encoding ras-related protein Rab-30 has protein sequence MEDYKFLFKIVLVGNAGVGKTCLVRRFTQGLFPPGQGATIGVDFMIKTVEVEGEKIKLQIWDTAGQERFRSITQSYYRSAHALILVYDISCQPTFDCLPDWLREIQEYANSKVLKILVGNKTDRDDREIPTQIGEEFAKQHDMYFLETSAKEAENVERLFYEIAAELIGQARSKDGSSSAAAAAAQRQSEGSSIGLGSFSAKAAQSNCCGGLASGGSNSSQGG, from the coding sequence ATGGAGGACTACAAGTTCTTGTTCAAAATCGTCCTGGTGGGCAATGCTGGTGTTGGAAAAACCTGCCTAGTGCGCCGCTTTACTCAGGGCCTATTTCCACCTGGCCAGGGTGCCACGATTGGTGTGGATTTCATGATTAAGACGGTGGAGGTGGAGGGCGAGAAGATCAAGCTACAAATCTGGGACACCGCCGGCCAGGAGCGGTTCCGATCAATCACGCAAAGCTACTATCGTTCGGCTCACGCCTTGATCCTGGTGTACGACATCAGCTGCCAGCCCACATTTGACTGCCTGCCGGACTGGCTGCGCGAAATCCAGGAGTACGCCAACTCCAAGGTACTCAAAATCCTGGTGGGTAACAAGACGGACAGGGATGATCGCGAGATACCCACCCAGATTGGCGAAGAGTTCGCCAAGCAACATGACATGTACTTCTTGGAGACATCCGCCAAGGAGGCAGAGAATGTGGAGCGGTTGTTCTACGAGATTGCCGCCGAATTGATTGGTCAGGCAAGAAGCAAGGATGGCAGTAGTTCGGCCGCAGCGGCAGCCGCCCAGCGTCAGTCGGAGGGCAGCTCCATCGGCCTGGGGAGCTTCAGTGCCAAGGCAGCGCAGAGCAATTGCTGTGGCGGACTCGCCAGCGGCGGCTCCAACTCTAGTCAAGGCGGCTGA
- the LOC6731311 gene encoding RNA-binding protein 39, with the protein MAEDFDVEAMLEAPYMKNNVSAGSGGRGGRKRSGSSPGGGGGHDDDYAENGPRNGSGGGSSHKKQSKRSRSRSGSRDGKSRRDRGNERSSHRDKDKERDRTRDGGDRDRHRREGGDRDRERERERERERDRPRRSRSRDERGGGGRYGDRDKDRRSRDRRAGSKSLQVDRSRDKRRRSRSRDQQRKRLSPIRERKRSHSRSRDRNSRRRGTNSPRRRSPANGAERTTPTELSPEERDARTVFCIQLSQRVRARDLEEFFSSVGKVRDVRLITCNKTKRFKGIAYIEFDDPESVALALGLSGQRLLGVPIMVQHTQAEKNRLQNATPAFQPKSHTGPMRLYVGSLHFNITEDMLRGIFEPFGKIDAIQLIMDTETGRSKGYGFITYHNADDAKKALEQLNGFELAGRLMKVGNVTERLDMNTTSLDTDEMDRTGIDLGATGRLQLMFKLAEGAGLAVPQAAANALLATAPQPAPLQQQEVAPSIATQCFILSNMFDPRTETNPTWDVEIRDDVLEECAKHGGVLHIHVDTISHTGTVYVKCPSTTTAVLAVNALHGRWFAGRVITAAYLPVINYHTMFPDSINAVDLVTSTRKNTDD; encoded by the exons ATGGCCGAGGACTTTGATGTGGAGGCGATGCTCGAGGCACCGTACATGAAAAAC AATGTCAGTGCGGGCAGCGGTGGACGTGGTGGACGCAagcgcagcggcagcagtccaggcggcggcggtggacACGATGACGACTACGCCGAGAATGGTCCGCGGAACGGAAGCGGCGGCGGAAGCTCAcacaaaaagcaaagcaagcGATCCCG CAGTAGAAGCGGCTCGCGTGATGGCAAATCTCGACGAGATCGCGGCAATGAACGCAGCAGTCATCGGGACAAGGATAAGGAGCGCGATCGTACCCGCGACGGAGGCGACCGGGATCGACACCGCAGGGAAGGTGGCGATCGAGATCGGGAGCGGGAACGTGAGCGTGAGCGCGAACGCGACAGACCCCGTCGCAGTCGATCGCGGGATGAGCGCGGTGGAGGTGGTCGCTACGGCGATCGTGACAAGGATCGCCGCTCGCGAGATCGTCGCGCCGGCAGCAAGTCGTTGCAAGTGGATCGCTCGCGGGACAAGCGTCGACGTAGTCGCTCCCGCGATCAGCAGCGCAAACGGCTGAGTCCGATCCGTGAACGCAAGCGCAGCCATTCCCGCTCGAGGGACAGAAA TAGTCGTCGTCGGGGAACCAATTCTCCGCGACGCCGCTCACCAGCGAATGGAGCTGAACGCACCACGCCCACCGAGCTCAGTCCCGAGGAGCGGGACGCCCGCACCGTTTTCTGCATCCAGTTGTCGCAGCGAGTGCGAGCACGTGACCTGGAGGAGTTTTTCTCCAGCGTGGGCAAGGTGCGCGACGTGCGTCTAATCACGTGCAACAAGACGAAACGCTTCAAGGGCATTGCCTACATCGAGTTCGATGATCCGGAGTCCGTGGCACTGGCCCTGGGCCTCTCTGGCCAGCGGCTGCTCGGCGTGCCCATCATGGTGCAGCACACGCAGGCTGAGAAGAATCGTCTCCAGAATGCAACGCCGGCATTCCAACCGAAGAGTCACACGGGTCCCATGCGCCTCTACGTGGGATCACTGCACTTCAACATTACCGAGGACATGCTGCGGGGCATATTCGAACCCTTTGGCAAGATCGATGCCATTCAACTTATCATGGACACGGAGACGGGCCGATCCAAGGGCTACGGATTTATCACG TACCACAATGCTGACGATGCCAAAAAGGCTCTGGAACAGCTGAACGGCTTTGAACTGGCCGGTCGGCTCATGAAAGTGGGCAATGTGACAGAGCGACTGGACATGAATACCACCTCGCTGGACACCGACGAGATGGATCGCACGGGCATCGATCTGGGTGCCACGGGACGTCTGCAGCTGATGTTCAAGCTGGCGGAAGGAGCCGGTTTGGCGGTTCCCCAGGCAGCTGCCAATGCGCTGCTGGCTACAGCACCTCAACCGGCGCcgttgcagcagcaggaggtgGCACCATCGATAGCCACACAGTGCTTCATACTGTCCAATATGTTTGATCCGCGTACCGAGACAAATCCTACCTGGGACGTGGAGATCCGCGACGATGTGCTGGAAGAGTGCGCCAAACACGGCGGGGTGCTGCACATCCACGTGGACACCATCTCGCACACGGGAACCGTGTACGTCAAGTGCCCGAGCACAACGACCGCAGTGCTGGCAGTGAATGCGCTGCACGGACGCTGGTTTGCCGGTCGAGTGATCACGGCGGCCTACTTGCCCGTAATCAACTACCACACCATGTTTCCGGACTCCATCAACGCCGTCGATCTGGTCACGTCCACGCGCAAGAACACCGACGATTAA